In Rhipicephalus microplus isolate Deutch F79 chromosome 7, USDA_Rmic, whole genome shotgun sequence, one genomic interval encodes:
- the LOC142767348 gene encoding uncharacterized protein LOC142767348, translating into MNSHHRAGKHIDDSSASWDLFSSGSEGEGYDETISASIHRDVDAWESAQARLSRSADVPRRAVRIDKGLSGSTYTGRPLARQRRSPAGTRPRDGTRAATVTSRTRDHAPTTGDRTVFVSCSNQREKASHSSSSRLHRSGRNSERDVMPRTNLKRSPATSTIPGAGTGAGASTKLNTLSILSSTQNVSTETTDSPPRQSQSVHFSKTDDNRKYKNKEIEIKVPSRAVIPTSTRSFIPGDQESFDESSSSSSSSSSEFKGKKTRTRAKGGSKGSSKTRSRAALPGSRGVHSINARKASSKPSPRKTVGRERRSTDTARYPSRKGSSDEASSSGGMSSTFSSTTSCTSTEESRDDGVVEAKEVTLTPSSEKLQRTTAVQTEESSASRPVCVSRASQTDVQKPAKRAVSRTAPSKRTGSSRTPAKISGVQSGKTTLEDADISTRDGTSGKVPFPTSSAEATRRRQQQGTAPSSPTTPSIERVSSIEPSTSVVSNDVHSSTGFVDRPESAGVVDSSEEVAALRCSSPAISGRPRFTKEVAHIEEGLLPPGQILVESPVANVPGGLKEDAAVSETPAPRFNSTSKTTGLYRSIEDVVGTSDEHRGHQSDVTPKVFIPPSMPTENSVKVHSLTRPTEDAKGLTPGPNSHSAPEWSVVPEQRGVC; encoded by the exons ATGAATTCACATCACCGCGCAGGAAAGCACATAGACGATAGCTCAGCCAGCTGGGATTTGTTCAGCAGTGGTTCGGAAGGCGAAGGCTACGACGAGACTATATCAGCCAG CATACATAGAGATGTGGATGCGTGGGAGTCAGCGCAGGCTCGGCTTTCCCGGTCTGCGGACGTCCCACGGCGTGCCGTTAGGATCGACAAAGGCCTATCTGGCAGCACCTACACGGGAAGACCTCTCGCTCGACAAAGGAGAAGTCCGGCTGGTACCCGACCGCGGGACGGGACGCGAGCCGCAACCGTTACTTCTCGCACAAGAGACCACGCTCCCACAACAGGTGACCGTACGGTCTTCGTTTCGTGTTCTAACCAACGGGAAAAGGCGAGCCATTCGTCGTCATCAAGGCTTCATCGTTCTGGGCGTAACTCGGAGCGTGACGTCATGCCTCGCACCAACCTGAAGCGTTCTCCCGCGACGTCCACTATTCCTGGAGCCGGTACGGGTGCAGGCGCTTCGACGAAGTTGAATACTTTGTCTATATTGTCGTCGACGCAGAATGTAAGCACCGAGACCACCGACTCCCCGCCACGCCAGTCCCAGAGTGTGCACTTCTCCAAGACCGACGACAATCGGAAGTACAAAAACAAGGAAATCGAGATAAAAGTCCCATCGAGAGCTGTCATACCTACGTCAACAAGGAGCTTCATTCCTGGGGACCAAGAGTCGTTTGACGAGAGTTCTTCGTCCAGCAGCTCGAGCTCTTCAGAGTTCAAGGGGAAGAAAACAAGAACCCGCGCGAAAGGTGGAAGCAAGGGGTCCTCTAAAACTAGGTCACGGGCAGCACTGCCAGGGAGCCGAGGCGTTCATTCGATAAACGCTCGAAAAGCCTCGAGTAAACCAAGTCCTCGGAAAACTGTTGGTCGGGAGCGCAGATCCACGGACACTGCTCGTTACCCGTCCCGAAAAGGTTCAAGCGACGAGGCTAGCAGCTCGGGAGGCATGTCTTCGACATTTTCGTCCACAACCAGTTGCACTTCTACCGAAGAGAGTCGTGATGACGGCGTTGTTGAAGCCAAGGAGGTGACCCTAACACCAAGTTCCGAGAAGCTGCAGAGGACTACAGCTGTGCAGACCGAAGAGTCTTCGGCCTCGCGTCCGGTGTGCGTTTCCAGGGCGAGCCAGACGGACGTCCAGAAGCCGGCAAAGCGTGCGGTCAGCCGAACGGCACCGTCGAAACGCACTGGGTCCAGCCGAACTCCCGCGAAGATTTCAGGCGTTCAGTCGGGGAAGACGACCTTGGAAG ACGCTGATATAAGCACCAGGGATGGCACTTCGGGAAAGGTGCCATTCCCCACGTCTTCAGCAGAGGCGACACGGCGTCGCCAACAGCAGGGAACTGCTCCGTCTAGCCCGACGACGCCTTCTATAGAACGAGTATCTAGCATCGAACCGTCGACCAGCGTTGTGTCCAATGACGTACACAGTTCTACGGGTTTCGTGGACAGACCCGAAAGCGCTGGCGTCGTGGATAGTTCCGAAGAAGTCGCAGCACTAAGATGCTCTTCTCCGGCAATCTCTGGGCGACCACGATTCACTAAGGAAGTCGCTCACATCGAAGAAGGACTGTTGCCCCCGGGACAAATTCTTGTCGAGTCTCCAGTGGCGAACGTTCCTGGTGGTCTGAAAGAGGATGCTGCTGTTAGCGAAACACCGGCACCGCGATTCAATTCCACCTCAAAGACCACAGGCCTATATAGAAGCATCGAGGATGTTGTTGGAACATCCGATGAACACCGTGGCCACCAGAGTGATGTCACGCCGAAG GTATTCATACCGCCATCGATGCCCACGGAGAACAGCGTGAAGGTGCACTCCCTGACGCGGCCCACTGAAGATGCAAAAGGCCTTACACCAGGACCGAATTCCCATTCTGCACCTGAGTGGTCGGTCGTCCCTGAGCAAAGAGGGGTATGCTGA
- the LOC142767350 gene encoding uncharacterized protein LOC142767350: MSVALSGVVAFSNAYRSPTGHADLESYWIYNIFSWGFLHIDELQAESKISDVGLALQTLKEINQHTLTTAGFKLGTFLGIFMRANQTCSAVARYLHTIFAPTGVILLGHLSYGDFWRPDCAIMPPINFVDPRVEKPGISYGHRMREAMLALACLATEGVQTSLYLSVTMQGRRYKLKNTSRVQSLFYTDCGNGTYEQRVSAQQICNDPNSGYSRNIYYSRKYRSPITYDDGDGYAITFENIESLRAKICSSWSLGAIVLRVGLAVYDVNYDSRHTTCDALRITGTWSRFHFLMRLRDFLHQPTRSSSDFVRDCDRVT; this comes from the exons ATGTCTGTGGCCCTCAG tggcGTAGTGGCCTTCAGCAACGCCTACCGCTCACCCACCGGGCACGCGGACCTCGAGTCTTACTGGATATACAACATTTTCAGCTGGGGCTTTCTCCACATTGACGAGCTACAAGCTGAATCAAAGATCTCGGATGTGGGCCTCGCGCTGCAGACACTCAAG GAAATCAACCAACACACGCTGACGACCGCTGGATTCAAGCTCGGAACATTTTTGGGCATCTTCATGAGGGCAAACCAAACCTGCAGCGCCGTGGCCAGATATCTCCA TACCATCTTCGCTCCTACAGGCGTTATCCTCTTGGGGCACTTGTCTTACGGCGATTTCTGGAGGCCCGATTGCGCGATAATGCCTCCCATCAACTTCGTGGATCCGCGCGTCGAGAAGCCCGGCATCAGCTACGGACACCGCATG CGGGAGGCCATGCTCGCCTTGGCCTGCCTCGCGACCGAAGGCGTCCAGACCAGTCTTTACCTGTCCGTCACGATGCAAGGTCGCCGGTACAAGCTTAAGAACACGAGCAGGGTCCAGTCTCTGTTCTACACCGATTGCGGAAACGGCACCTACGAACAGCGTGTCTCGGCTCAGCAG ATATGCAACGACCCCAACTCGGGGTACAGCCGGAACATATATTACTCCAGGAAGTACAGGTCGCCGATCACTTATGACGATGGGGACGGCTATGCCATCACTTTCGAAAACATTGAATCCCTACGTGCAAAG ATATGCAGCTCCTGGTCTCTCGGAGCGATCGTCTTGCGTGTCGGCCTGGCTGTCTACGACGTCAACTACGACAGCAGGCACACCACGTGTGACGCCCTCAGGATCACCGGAACCTGGTCTCGGTTCCATTTCTTGATGAGGCTACGCGACTTCCTCCATCAGCCCACCCGATCCTCGAGCGATTTCGTGCGGGACTGCGATCGTGTCACGTGA